One Nocardia iowensis DNA window includes the following coding sequences:
- a CDS encoding DMT family transporter, which yields MSDINGSEIVQSRHSTDLRGIGALVLLTASFAMLTVLSRYLAGGFTVAQQVYLRTGVAFLLALAVFSRWIRWRTVLRVGVREWSVIVGRTVLLYVIGTTLFAKATTMTTVSDISFIAALPLVSALGMLMRSVRVTAVRIVFVGGSAVGVAILSGFGGSASSALNYGNLVALVAMVAISLSYLGREWHNGVLNNHELTALTLGVGALGVAFTSVVQRDGLPRIPEQLPPHTSAGMLWAAIGIAGVLSVVNVFLINYAFEHVDPVPGGNMLTLECVWGLLFGLCFFGQVPTWSGIVGGALIVLCALALNVIDGHTAEEAEEPSGRRPPEFAAPNTAEQSLPVVRMYLPEGAGLPRSQREEELAAAQSWIESWVNDATNSPSQRTPTS from the coding sequence GTGAGCGACATCAACGGGTCCGAGATCGTACAAAGCAGACATTCAACTGACCTGCGCGGTATCGGAGCGCTGGTTCTGCTCACCGCGTCATTTGCCATGCTCACGGTGTTGTCGCGCTATCTCGCCGGTGGTTTCACCGTCGCTCAGCAGGTCTATCTGCGGACCGGTGTGGCGTTCTTGCTGGCGCTCGCCGTATTCAGCCGGTGGATTCGCTGGCGCACCGTGCTTCGGGTAGGCGTGCGGGAATGGTCCGTGATCGTGGGACGTACCGTGCTGCTGTACGTAATCGGCACCACATTGTTCGCAAAGGCCACGACAATGACGACGGTGAGCGATATTTCCTTCATCGCCGCCCTGCCCCTGGTCTCCGCGCTCGGGATGCTGATGCGCAGCGTGCGCGTCACCGCTGTCCGGATCGTGTTCGTCGGGGGATCGGCGGTGGGCGTGGCGATCCTGTCGGGATTCGGGGGGAGTGCATCGAGTGCGTTGAACTATGGCAACCTCGTCGCGCTGGTCGCCATGGTGGCAATTTCGTTGAGTTACCTTGGCCGCGAATGGCATAACGGTGTACTGAACAATCATGAGCTCACCGCCTTGACCCTCGGCGTCGGAGCTTTGGGCGTGGCGTTCACTTCCGTTGTGCAAAGGGACGGACTACCGCGAATTCCGGAGCAACTGCCGCCGCACACTTCAGCGGGAATGCTGTGGGCCGCAATCGGTATCGCCGGTGTACTCAGCGTGGTGAACGTCTTCCTCATCAATTACGCCTTCGAGCATGTGGATCCGGTACCCGGCGGCAACATGCTGACCCTCGAATGCGTATGGGGTTTGTTGTTCGGGTTGTGCTTCTTCGGCCAGGTGCCGACGTGGAGCGGGATCGTCGGTGGGGCACTGATCGTGCTGTGCGCGTTGGCGCTCAACGTGATCGACGGGCACACAGCCGAGGAGGCGGAGGAGCCCAGTGGTCGAAGACCACCGGAGTTCGCCGCACCCAACACTGCCGAGCAGTCGCTGCCTGTCGTCCGGATGTACCTGCCGGAGGGCGCCGGTCTGCCGCGTTCGCAGCGGGAAGAGGAACTGGCAGCGGCTCAGTCGTGGATCGAGTCGTGGGTGAACGACGCTACGAACAGTCCGAGTCAGCGGACTCCGACGAGCTGA
- a CDS encoding helix-turn-helix domain-containing protein, whose product MSLLRAHRIAHGFTLVDVAQRLQQIVSAEGSSCRGLSHQSVSRWETGLDMPTYQFLDALCRLYRTRPDRLGYGHDYTEDESPPIAPRSRLLAPTTPRSDFTALETVRVLEESLELCGYLVYVLPPSEYIPARMRDLAQVQQLKLTDHSADLHRRLHRIEAILAGLIAFRLNDVADLQDTFMWFSKARRAARHAGDTALEAWLHGHMAHTHECYRHALDQGLAAARAAQAASGPSPTPAGVFGLLAEAGIQARIGRRRDALDAVTAAERMFAALPATATTDDNLGTSEYILRWHQSHALSSVGDWRAAESIRQRMLELPMAEKDQVGRALLDLDMAAVFIRRGELDHARETIRQVWQSLSPELRVGQVRRQVSQLVVRLPPAMRDNIFER is encoded by the coding sequence GTGTCGTTGCTCCGAGCTCATCGGATCGCGCACGGGTTCACCCTCGTCGATGTCGCCCAGCGGTTGCAGCAGATCGTCAGTGCCGAGGGGTCGTCGTGCCGCGGGTTATCGCATCAAAGCGTGTCCCGTTGGGAGACCGGTCTCGACATGCCGACGTATCAGTTCCTCGACGCGCTGTGCCGGTTGTACCGCACCCGGCCGGACCGACTCGGCTACGGGCACGACTACACCGAGGACGAATCCCCGCCGATCGCGCCACGGAGCCGCCTGCTCGCCCCGACCACCCCGCGCAGCGACTTCACGGCGCTGGAAACCGTTCGCGTACTGGAGGAGAGCCTCGAACTCTGCGGCTACCTCGTCTACGTCCTTCCCCCATCGGAATACATTCCGGCACGGATGCGTGACCTGGCCCAGGTCCAGCAGCTGAAGTTGACCGACCACTCCGCCGACCTACATCGGCGCCTGCACCGCATCGAGGCGATCCTCGCCGGGCTCATCGCCTTTCGGCTGAACGACGTCGCCGATCTGCAAGACACCTTCATGTGGTTCTCTAAGGCGCGCCGTGCCGCCCGCCATGCCGGGGACACCGCACTCGAGGCCTGGTTGCACGGGCACATGGCGCACACGCACGAGTGCTACCGGCACGCGCTCGACCAAGGCTTGGCCGCGGCACGTGCGGCCCAGGCGGCCAGTGGCCCGTCGCCGACACCGGCGGGGGTCTTCGGGCTACTTGCCGAGGCGGGTATTCAGGCCCGGATCGGACGGCGGCGGGATGCGCTGGACGCGGTCACCGCCGCCGAGCGGATGTTCGCCGCGCTGCCCGCCACCGCCACGACCGACGACAATCTCGGCACCTCCGAATACATCCTGCGCTGGCACCAGTCGCACGCACTCAGTTCCGTCGGCGACTGGCGCGCGGCCGAGTCGATCCGGCAACGGATGCTCGAACTACCGATGGCCGAGAAGGATCAGGTCGGCCGCGCACTTCTCGATCTCGATATGGCCGCGGTGTTCATCCGCAGAGGCGAATTGGACCATGCTCGGGAGACGATTCGTCAGGTCTGGCAGTCGTTGTCGCCGGAACTGCGGGTTGGTCAGGTCCGTCGGCAGGTCTCGCAGCTAGTTGTCCGGCTCCCACCTGCTATGCGAGACAACATCTTTGAAAGATGA
- a CDS encoding ESX secretion-associated protein EspG, with amino-acid sequence MAEWTWEPDDFAALWYSDAHDRFPGPLRYTSRFALRDEFAAHRRAVRERYSADEFEEIQLALHTLGTSELRIEILGGTCKHKNSSGRDDLREYRIVGARNPYHAVTLMQAGTATEHGPIRVRMFRPDSLPNRLVQALPACTPGSAAPATFHPDDLTPRSNGYFEDVARQTPREQYQRLLGRPADGGGTAVLVAAPLHTLAQPWNVLQWHDITDDGRYTEIRGPHITVRPTTPTDLTTHFTTWITRALTRLQESSAETW; translated from the coding sequence ATGGCTGAATGGACTTGGGAACCGGATGATTTCGCGGCGCTCTGGTATTCCGATGCCCATGATCGGTTCCCGGGTCCGCTGCGCTACACCAGTCGGTTCGCTTTGCGTGATGAGTTCGCGGCGCATCGACGTGCGGTGCGGGAGCGCTATAGCGCTGACGAGTTTGAGGAGATTCAGCTGGCGTTGCACACGCTCGGCACCTCCGAGTTGCGGATCGAAATCCTCGGTGGCACTTGCAAACACAAGAACAGTTCCGGCCGGGACGATCTACGTGAGTACCGGATTGTCGGCGCGAGGAATCCTTATCACGCCGTCACTCTCATGCAGGCGGGCACCGCTACCGAACATGGCCCGATCCGCGTGCGCATGTTCCGCCCGGACAGCCTCCCAAACCGTTTGGTGCAGGCCCTGCCCGCCTGCACGCCCGGCAGCGCGGCCCCGGCCACCTTCCACCCGGACGATCTCACACCGCGTAGCAATGGCTACTTCGAAGACGTGGCCCGCCAAACCCCGCGCGAGCAATACCAGCGACTCCTCGGTCGTCCCGCCGACGGCGGCGGCACCGCCGTCCTCGTAGCCGCCCCGCTGCACACCCTCGCCCAACCCTGGAATGTCCTGCAATGGCACGACATCACCGACGACGGCCGCTACACCGAAATCCGCGGCCCCCACATCACCGTCCGCCCCACCACCCCCACCGACCTGACCACGCACTTCACCACCTGGATAACCCGCGCCCTGACCCGCCTCCAAGAATCCAGCGCCGAAACTTGGTAG